DNA sequence from the Campylobacter concisus genome:
AGAGATTGCCATAACTGCATACTTTATGGACCATATTCGCCGTATTATGGCAAAGATGCACAGCTTCATAAAGATAGATAAATTTAATGAATACTCATCGTCTTGGGATACTCCTTACTTTAGTTGGCGGTATCCTTTGGGGATTTAGTGGGGTTTGTGGGCAGTATCTATTTTCACTTGGTATAAATTCTGATTTTTTGGTGCCATATAGACTGATGCTAGCTGGCATTGTTATTGTGATTTTTTATGCTTTTAAAGAACCAAGTACCGTTTTTGCTCCGATTAAAGATATAAAGCTCCTTGGCGAGTTTTTAGTCTATGCCCTGCTTGGGCTTATGATGACGCAGTACGCTTATTTTTACTCCATTGAGCTTTCAAATGCCGCAGTTGCGACTGTTATTCAATACACTGCGCCAGTTCTCATCCTAGCCGTCATCTGCCTAAAAGAGAAGCGAGCACCAAGACCACTTGAAATTTTAGCTCTGCTTTGCGCGATGCTTGGCGTATTTTTCCTAAGCACACATGCTCAAATTTCATCTCTTGTCATTTCGCCAAAAGCGCTATTTTGGTGCTTGGTGAGTGCCATTTGCGTTTGTGTTTATAATCTTGCTCCAGCAAGGCTAAATGCTAAATATTCAGTCACTCTCACGCTTGGCTGGGGCATGGTTATGGGCGGAATAGTGCTTGCTTGCTATATGAGAGTTTGGGATTTTGCTGGGCTTAATGGTATAAATCAATGGCTTGCATTTATTACTGTTATTACGCTTGGCACCATTTTTGCATTTAGCTTTTATATGATAGGTGTTAAGCTCATAGGCGCAGCAAAAGCTAGTTTATTAGCCTGCATAGAACCGCTAAGCGCAGCATTTTTTGGCTACTTTTGGCTTGGGACAAAATTTGTATTTTGGGATTTTTTAGGATTTGCTCTAATAATCTCTTGTATATTTTTACTATCAAAAAGAGAAAAATTATGATATTTCTAGCACAAACTGATACGACAGCTGGCTTTTTGAGTAAAGATTATAAAGAGATAAATAGGGCCAAAATGCGTGATGAGAATAAACCTTGCCTTATCACGACGGCAAAATTTAGCGTTTTAAATGAGCTTGTTAGAGTGCCAAAAAATATAAAAATTTTATACGCCGTTCGAGAAAAGCTACATTTTTGTATCCAAATTTAAAGGCGATTAGAGTCGTAAAAGAGTGCGAGCACGAAAAATTTTTAGCTAAATTTGACTGGCTTTATTCAAGTAGTGCAAACAAAAATGGGCAAAATTTTAATGAAGCTTGGGCTATGAGCGTGGCTGATGAAATAGTAGATGATCATTTTTTCGAAGATGCTCCATCAAAAATTTATAAAATTTCTCGAAAAAAGATAAAACGTTTAAGATAACTAGTGAATTTATACAGCCACTGCCTTTTTAAACTCATCTAAATTTTTTAGCGCTTCATCTATGCCAATCAGCCAAAATTCGCACTTTGTCGTATCTTTTTTAAAGTGTTTTTTCACTAGCTCTTCTACGCTTTTCGTGCCACACTCTATTAAAAATTGTTTATAAATTTTGCAAAATTTTGCTTCATCTTTTTTAACTCACTTAGAAAAAATTGTGATAGCAGATAGCCGACACTATAAGGATAGTTGTAGATGTAGTTATCTGTTTTATAAAAATGTGGCTTAAAATATGGCAAAAATTCTTCAACATCGCTCGTGCTGTCTTTATAAAATTTATCCCAAGTTTGTTTTAAAAGATCGTTTGCATCTTTTTTGCTGACTTGACCTTTTTGTCGCAGCTTTATAAAACCAGTCTCAAACTCATATCTAACGCTTATATGAAGTAAAAAATTTGCAGCACTTTTTAGCTCCTGCCATAAAATTTCTACCCTAAGTGAGTCATCTTTTTTTAGCTCATTTCGTAAAAGAGTCTCATTAAATGTACTCGCGCTCTCGGCTAAGCTCATTGGAAAATTTGCGCTTAAAACAGGAAGATCACGCATCAAGTAGTAGTGCCAAGCATGCCCTAGCTCATGAGCTTGCTGGATTAAGTGCGAAAGAGTATTCATGTAGGTGGTAAAAATTCTTGGTTGCTTAAATTTTGGCAAACTCACAAAAAATGCTCCGCCAGCTTTATTTTCTCGCACATTGCTTTCTATCCAGTGTTTGTCTATCATAAGCTTTATAAAACTATCTTCGCCCAGTGGCTTTAATGCTTTTTTGATGATTTTATAAATGAGATTGCTGCTTTTATGGCTAAGATGCAAAAGATAAATATAAAAATTTTAATATTAAGTACAACTATTGTAGTGTGATTTAAGGCTAATTAAAATATTCAAAATAAAAAAGGACGTAAATATTTGGTTTGGTAAAAATTCAAATGATGCCAGTAACAACTTATTTTAGTATTTACTCCCTCGGAAGTCTGTTTTTACCCTGTTTATCGCTGATTAGCTTACCCGCTTCGTCGTATTTTTTGGCGCGGATGAGCCTGCCGCGCTCAAACTCCCCTTCGGCTTCGAGTTTGCCGTTTGCAAAAGATGCCGTAGGTTTGGCGTCTAGTATTGCCGACGTCGGCGTAGTTACTACGAAAACGTCGAAATTTTCGGAGATTTTGCTTGAAAATTTAGGGGTCTTAAATTTTATAAAAGTGGTGGTAGGCCGCGACGACGTGCTAAATCCAAAACCTAACGCGGAGCCCGTAAATTTAGCTCTCGCAAAACTTGGAAAAGATAAACGAAACGCATTTATGATAGGCGATACGCAGATGGATCTAATGGCGGCAAAGAACGCCGGTATCAAAGGTATCGGCCTAACTTGCAGATGCGGATACGCGGATGCGCAAAGTCTAAAAGAGCATTCGGATTTAATCTTTCAAAACGCTTATGAAGCGGTAAAATTTTTAGCAAGCAACTAAAATTAGTGGATTTTATTAAACAACCTTGCTTACCGCTCGGCTAAGTCATTTCCTTCGTCTAGCGACCGTTTTGATTAAGCATAGACAACGCCGCCTCAACCGCCGCGTCAATGTGTATCTGCGTCGTATCAAAAAGTCGCATATCTGTATCCGCCTGCGATACCAGCATGCCTATCTCGGTGCAGCCAAGTATCGCTCCTTGCGCGCCGCACGACCTAAAATCCTCGATGATGCGCAAGAAATTGGCCTTTGAGCTA
Encoded proteins:
- a CDS encoding DMT family transporter is translated as MNTHRLGILLTLVGGILWGFSGVCGQYLFSLGINSDFLVPYRLMLAGIVIVIFYAFKEPSTVFAPIKDIKLLGEFLVYALLGLMMTQYAYFYSIELSNAAVATVIQYTAPVLILAVICLKEKRAPRPLEILALLCAMLGVFFLSTHAQISSLVISPKALFWCLVSAICVCVYNLAPARLNAKYSVTLTLGWGMVMGGIVLACYMRVWDFAGLNGINQWLAFITVITLGTIFAFSFYMIGVKLIGAAKASLLACIEPLSAAFFGYFWLGTKFVFWDFLGFALIISCIFLLSKREKL
- a CDS encoding M3 family metallopeptidase; this encodes MIDKHWIESNVRENKAGGAFFVSLPKFKQPRIFTTYMNTLSHLIQQAHELGHAWHYYLMRDLPVLSANFPMSLAESASTFNETLLRNELKKDDSLRVEILWQELKSAANFLLHISVRYEFETGFIKLRQKGQVSKKDANDLLKQTWDKFYKDSTSDVEEFLPYFKPHFYKTDNYIYNYPYSVGYLLSQFFLSELKKMKQNFAKFINNF
- a CDS encoding HAD family hydrolase, with amino-acid sequence MSLPRSNSPSASSLPFAKDAVGLASSIADVGVVTTKTSKFSEILLENLGVLNFIKVVVGRDDVLNPKPNAEPVNLALAKLGKDKRNAFMIGDTQMDLMAAKNAGIKGIGLTCRCGYADAQSLKEHSDLIFQNAYEAVKFLASN